A stretch of Rhea pennata isolate bPtePen1 unplaced genomic scaffold, bPtePen1.pri scaffold_32, whole genome shotgun sequence DNA encodes these proteins:
- the LOC134154537 gene encoding olfactory receptor 14A16-like — MHNSSSLNEFLLLAFADTQELQLLHFSFFLGICLAALLGNGLIITAIACDHHLHTPMYFFLLNLAVLDLGSISTSVPKSMANSLWNTRSISYSGCAAQVFLVVFLLSAEYSLLTVMAYDRYVAICQPLHYGILMDSRACVKMAAAAWASGFLNALLHTANTFSLPLCQGNTVDQFFCEIPQILKLSCAESYLREVGLIVVTACLIFGCFVFIVLSYVQIFTAVLRIPSEQGRGKTFSMCLPHLAVVSLFVSTVIFAYLRPSSISSPVLDLAVAVLYSVVSPTVNPLIYSMRNKELQEAVRKLIHMVLLQQ; from the coding sequence AtgcacaacagcagctccctcaacgagttcctcctcctggcatttgcgGACacgcaggagctgcagctcttgcacttctccttcttcctgggcatctgcctggctgccctcctgggcaacggcctcatcatcacagccataGCCTGTGACCACcacctccacacccccatgtacttctttctccttaatCTCGCCGTCCTCGACCTTGGCTCCATTTCCACctctgtccccaaatccatggccaattccctgtggAACACCAGgtccatttcctactcaggatgtgctgcccaggtctTCCTGGTTGTCTTCTTACTTTCCGCAGagtattctctcctcactgtcatggcctatgaccgctacgTTGCCATCTGCCAACCCCTGCACTACGGGATcctcatggacagcagagcttgtgtcaaaatggcagcagctgcttgggCCAGTGGGTTTctcaatgctctcctgcacactgctaacacattttcactaccactctgccaaggcaacacagtggaccagttcttctgtgaaatcccccagatcctcaagcttTCCTGCGCAGAatcctacctcagggaagttgggcTTATTGTGGTTACTGCCTGCTTAATCTTTgggtgctttgttttcattgtgctaTCGtatgtgcagatcttcactgctgtgctgaggatcccctccgagcagggccggggcaaaaccttttccatgtgcctcccacacctggctgtggtctccctgtttgtcagcaCTGTCATCTTTGCCTACCTAAGgccctcctccatctcctccccagtTCTAGATTTGGcggtggctgttctgtactcagtgGTTTCTCCAACAGTGAACCctctcatctacagcatgaggaacaaggagcttcaggaggcagtgaggaaacTCATTCACATGGTACTACTTCAGCAgtaa